The following proteins come from a genomic window of Solwaraspora sp. WMMA2065:
- a CDS encoding metal-dependent hydrolase has translation MMGPSHALSGATVWLAGSWALDQFAGYEQSPLMIAVGTAVCAGGALFPDLDLSGKVTRNQGGATVARTFGVASLFVAEVIEKISLGVYHATKLSKDPNRKNGHRTLTHTIPFTVLVGWGTTALCAAYGKWAVIAILFFMIGLALRGLFDEWAKRAGWVIVTLLSLGAAYFTYLHLPGDRGYPMLGLAMGVGCFVHILGDLITRAGVPILWPIPIGRRMWRMFGPPDRYSIRAGSKFEVVVLRGVFSVVSVLAIIGLAIPAVHRHFTAS, from the coding sequence ATGATGGGTCCGTCCCACGCGCTGTCCGGTGCCACCGTGTGGCTCGCCGGTTCCTGGGCGCTCGACCAGTTCGCCGGCTACGAGCAGTCGCCACTGATGATCGCGGTCGGCACCGCCGTCTGCGCCGGCGGCGCGCTCTTCCCGGACCTGGACCTGTCCGGCAAGGTCACCCGCAACCAGGGCGGCGCCACCGTCGCCCGGACCTTCGGGGTGGCGTCGCTGTTCGTCGCCGAGGTCATCGAGAAGATCTCCCTCGGCGTCTACCACGCGACGAAGCTCAGCAAGGATCCGAACCGCAAGAACGGGCACCGGACCCTCACCCACACCATTCCATTCACCGTGCTGGTCGGTTGGGGCACCACCGCGCTGTGCGCCGCGTACGGCAAGTGGGCGGTGATCGCCATCCTGTTCTTCATGATCGGCCTGGCGTTGCGGGGGCTGTTCGACGAGTGGGCCAAACGCGCCGGCTGGGTGATCGTCACCCTGCTGTCGCTCGGCGCCGCCTACTTCACCTACCTGCACCTGCCCGGTGACCGGGGCTACCCGATGCTCGGCCTGGCGATGGGGGTCGGCTGCTTCGTGCACATCCTCGGTGACCTGATCACCCGGGCCGGCGTACCGATCCTGTGGCCGATCCCGATCGGCCGGCGCATGTGGCGGATGTTCGGCCCGCCGGACCGGTACTCCATCAGGGCCGGCAGCAAGTTCGAAGTGGTCGTGCTCCGCGGTGTGTTCAGCGTCGTGTCGGTGCTGGCCATCATCGGGCTGGCCATCCCGGCGGTGCACCGGCACTTCACCGCCAGCTGA
- a CDS encoding nucleotidyltransferase family protein — MIIAAGGGRRIGGPEALLYRGDQLLVERALRIVGETGCDPVVVVLGAAADQVRDTADLTGATVVVNRAWGTGLGSSLRVGLDALKDSDAEAVVVFPVNMPGITADALRRVTALPYPEVLVCATYAGTRSYPMVFGRRHWAAIATLANADGGARPYLLAHTGEVIDISCDGVAEGGLVDTPESVAAWGLAVPVQRTPA; from the coding sequence ATGATCATCGCGGCTGGCGGGGGTCGGCGGATCGGCGGGCCGGAGGCCCTGCTGTACCGCGGCGACCAACTGCTGGTCGAGCGGGCGTTGCGGATCGTGGGGGAGACCGGCTGTGATCCGGTCGTGGTGGTCCTCGGCGCCGCCGCCGACCAGGTGCGCGACACCGCCGACCTGACCGGCGCCACCGTGGTGGTCAACCGGGCCTGGGGGACCGGGCTCGGCTCGTCGCTGCGGGTCGGGCTGGACGCGCTGAAGGACAGCGACGCGGAGGCGGTGGTGGTGTTCCCGGTCAACATGCCGGGGATCACCGCTGACGCGCTGCGCCGGGTGACCGCGCTGCCGTACCCGGAGGTGCTGGTCTGCGCCACCTATGCCGGCACGCGCAGCTACCCGATGGTGTTCGGCCGACGGCACTGGGCGGCGATCGCGACCCTGGCCAACGCCGACGGCGGTGCCCGGCCGTACCTGCTGGCGCACACCGGCGAGGTGATCGACATCTCCTGCGACGGGGTCGCCGAAGGTGGGTTGGTGGACACCCCGGAGTCGGTGGCGGCGTGGGGGCTGGCGGTGCCGGTGCAGCGCACCCCGGCGTGA
- a CDS encoding bifunctional 3'-5' exonuclease/DNA polymerase: protein MLVAVAAGPGGGGARRLLHADGRPAGPVEAVPDLAAAADRPPPSQHPAAGPSPSQAPAARPVPEPRWLWATTAAIYPAMLRVGVRIDRCHDVELTEALLLGYDGRWGEPRSLAAAYARLTGAPVPPDPPAPGAAPPGHGQTALFDGVPAPTTVADPIDALTRVYADQQRRIAGTARPDRFRLLVAAESAGALVAAEMGAAGLPLRADLHDALLTELLGAPSPVGGPPRRLADLAVRIAAAFGVRQLHADSPAEVLRAFARVGISLPNTRAWVLRGVDHPAVPLLIEYKELHRIWTAHGWAWRQAWVRDGRFRPEYVPGGVVSGRWATRGGGALQIPKAVRRAVVADPGWCFVVADAAQLEPRVLAAMSGDRRLAAAGGAGDLYAALARDSFGGDRARAKVALLGAMYGQTGGAAVPALAVLRRSYPVAFEYLEAAARTGETGGLVRSWLGRTCPPSDVGTPARGRFTRNFVAQATAAEWALVLLATVRQAIAGTAAELVFFQHDEVVVHCPATQAAAVADAVRECAGRATTVLFGDTPVRVPLEVSTVTCYADAT from the coding sequence GTGCTGGTGGCGGTGGCGGCGGGTCCGGGCGGCGGCGGCGCGCGGCGGCTGCTGCACGCCGACGGGCGACCCGCCGGCCCGGTCGAGGCCGTGCCCGACCTGGCGGCGGCCGCCGACCGGCCACCACCGTCGCAGCATCCGGCGGCCGGGCCGTCGCCATCGCAGGCACCGGCGGCGCGTCCGGTGCCCGAGCCGCGCTGGCTGTGGGCGACCACTGCGGCGATCTACCCGGCCATGCTGCGGGTCGGCGTACGGATCGATCGGTGCCATGACGTCGAGCTGACCGAGGCGCTGTTGCTCGGCTACGACGGACGCTGGGGCGAGCCCCGGTCACTCGCCGCCGCGTACGCCCGGCTGACCGGCGCACCGGTGCCACCCGACCCGCCCGCGCCGGGTGCCGCGCCACCCGGGCACGGTCAGACCGCGCTGTTCGACGGCGTGCCGGCCCCGACGACGGTCGCCGACCCGATCGACGCGCTCACCCGGGTGTACGCCGACCAGCAGCGCCGCATCGCGGGCACCGCCCGGCCGGACCGGTTCCGGTTGCTGGTCGCCGCCGAGTCGGCCGGCGCGTTGGTCGCCGCCGAAATGGGTGCCGCCGGGCTGCCGTTACGGGCCGACCTGCACGACGCACTGCTCACCGAGCTGCTCGGCGCACCGTCGCCGGTCGGCGGGCCGCCGCGCCGGCTGGCCGACCTCGCCGTTCGGATCGCCGCCGCGTTCGGAGTCCGGCAACTGCACGCCGACTCACCGGCCGAGGTGCTGCGGGCCTTCGCCCGGGTCGGGATCAGCCTGCCGAACACCCGGGCCTGGGTGCTGCGCGGCGTGGACCACCCCGCCGTCCCGCTGCTCATCGAGTACAAGGAACTGCACCGGATCTGGACCGCGCACGGCTGGGCGTGGCGGCAGGCCTGGGTCCGCGACGGCCGGTTCCGCCCCGAGTACGTGCCGGGCGGGGTGGTGTCCGGCCGGTGGGCCACCCGGGGCGGCGGGGCGTTGCAGATCCCCAAGGCGGTCCGCCGGGCGGTGGTCGCCGATCCCGGCTGGTGCTTCGTGGTGGCCGACGCCGCCCAGCTGGAGCCCCGCGTGCTCGCCGCGATGTCCGGTGACCGCCGGTTGGCCGCGGCTGGCGGCGCCGGTGACCTGTACGCCGCGCTGGCCCGCGACTCGTTCGGCGGTGACCGGGCCCGGGCGAAGGTCGCGTTGCTCGGTGCCATGTACGGGCAGACCGGCGGTGCCGCCGTGCCGGCCCTCGCCGTGCTGCGCCGCAGCTACCCGGTCGCATTCGAGTACCTGGAGGCGGCGGCCCGGACCGGGGAGACCGGTGGTCTGGTGCGTTCCTGGCTCGGCCGGACCTGTCCACCGTCCGACGTCGGCACCCCGGCCCGGGGGCGGTTCACCCGCAACTTCGTCGCCCAGGCGACCGCCGCCGAGTGGGCACTGGTCCTGCTGGCCACCGTCCGCCAGGCGATCGCCGGTACCGCCGCCGAGCTGGTCTTCTTCCAACACGATGAGGTGGTGGTGCACTGCCCGGCGACGCAGGCGGCGGCGGTCGCCGACGCCGTGCGGGAATGCGCCGGCCGGGCCACCACGGTGCTGTTCGGCGACACCCCGGTCCGGGTGCCGCTCGAGGTGTCCACCGTCACCTGCTACGCGGACGCCACCTGA
- a CDS encoding carbohydrate ABC transporter permease: MVVLPLLWVVMSSFKDDAQIIREPLSLIPDQLHWENFARAWVDGGIGDFFVNTILIVGGGVFLTMLLGSMAAYVLARYEFPGNRVIYYMFLSGLTLPVFMAAVPLYKGVYNTGVFIPLLGPNSHVMLILVYVAWSLAFTVFFMHSFFKTLPTTVAEAAMVDGASHSTLFFRVMLPMSKPGLISIGIFNVIGQWNQWYLPYLLMQPNGGEAKNQVIAQGLIDLSVNQGYKSDWSGLFAGVTMAMLPVLLVYIVFQRQVQSGLTGSVSK, encoded by the coding sequence ATGGTGGTGCTGCCGCTGCTGTGGGTGGTGATGTCGTCGTTCAAGGACGACGCGCAGATCATCCGGGAGCCGCTGTCGCTGATCCCGGACCAGCTGCACTGGGAGAACTTCGCCCGGGCCTGGGTCGACGGCGGCATCGGCGACTTCTTCGTCAACACCATCCTCATCGTCGGCGGCGGGGTCTTCCTGACCATGCTGCTCGGTTCGATGGCCGCCTACGTGCTGGCCCGGTACGAGTTCCCCGGCAACCGGGTCATCTACTACATGTTCCTGTCCGGGCTGACCCTGCCGGTGTTCATGGCCGCGGTGCCGTTGTACAAGGGTGTCTACAACACCGGCGTGTTCATCCCACTGCTCGGCCCCAACAGCCACGTGATGCTGATCCTCGTCTACGTGGCCTGGTCGCTGGCGTTCACGGTCTTCTTCATGCACTCGTTCTTCAAGACGCTGCCGACCACGGTCGCCGAGGCGGCGATGGTGGACGGCGCCTCGCACAGCACACTGTTCTTCCGGGTGATGTTGCCGATGTCGAAACCCGGGCTGATCAGCATCGGCATCTTCAACGTGATCGGCCAGTGGAACCAGTGGTACCTGCCGTACCTGCTGATGCAGCCCAACGGCGGCGAGGCGAAGAACCAGGTGATCGCCCAGGGCCTGATCGACCTGTCGGTGAACCAGGGCTACAAGTCCGACTGGTCGGGCCTGTTCGCCGGGGTGACCATGGCGATGCTGCCGGTGCTGCTGGTCTACATCGTCTTCCAGCGGCAGGTGCAGTCCGGCCTCACCGGCAGCGTCTCCAAGTAG
- a CDS encoding sugar ABC transporter permease — protein sequence MQHGKARFVTGFLALPVALYVFYVVWPYAQAAGYSLTNWGGYSDTQEFVGLANYVQMFGDELIRTAFWHNVFFLVTLPLFTIALALFLAFLLNVGGRGDRAGVRGVRGSGVYKVIFFFPQVLSLVLVAIMWGAIYRGDSQGLLNGILIRIGLVDAEQPLKFVSDPTPFLGVPAVLWWLLLIAVWGGVGFYMVLFSAAMQSIPKDIFEAAMLDGASRVTSFLRITLPLLRDSISVAWVYLGFIALDMYALVFVMTPNQGGPDHASEVFASVINFTAFNKGQFGYACAIGVALAIFTLLLAAMQLRITRRERIEF from the coding sequence ATGCAGCACGGAAAGGCCCGGTTCGTGACGGGCTTCCTGGCACTGCCGGTGGCGCTGTACGTGTTCTACGTCGTCTGGCCGTACGCCCAGGCGGCCGGCTACTCGCTGACCAACTGGGGCGGCTACTCCGACACCCAGGAGTTCGTCGGGCTGGCCAACTACGTCCAGATGTTCGGCGACGAGCTGATCCGTACGGCGTTCTGGCACAACGTCTTCTTCCTGGTCACCCTGCCGTTGTTCACCATCGCGCTGGCCCTGTTCCTTGCTTTCCTGCTCAACGTGGGCGGGCGTGGGGACAGGGCCGGCGTGCGGGGCGTCCGCGGCTCCGGCGTCTACAAGGTGATCTTCTTCTTCCCGCAGGTGCTGTCCCTGGTGCTGGTCGCCATCATGTGGGGCGCCATCTACCGGGGCGACAGCCAGGGGCTGCTCAACGGCATCCTGATCAGGATCGGTCTGGTCGACGCGGAGCAGCCGCTGAAGTTCGTCTCCGACCCGACGCCGTTCCTCGGCGTACCGGCGGTGCTGTGGTGGCTGCTGCTGATCGCCGTCTGGGGCGGGGTCGGCTTCTACATGGTGCTGTTCTCCGCCGCCATGCAGTCGATCCCGAAGGACATCTTCGAGGCGGCGATGCTCGACGGGGCCAGCCGGGTGACCAGCTTCCTGCGGATCACCCTGCCGCTGCTGCGCGACAGCATCTCGGTCGCCTGGGTCTACCTCGGCTTCATCGCCCTGGACATGTACGCGCTGGTCTTCGTGATGACCCCCAACCAGGGCGGCCCCGACCACGCCAGTGAGGTGTTCGCGTCGGTCATCAACTTCACCGCCTTCAACAAGGGCCAGTTCGGCTACGCCTGCGCGATCGGTGTCGCGCTGGCCATCTTCACGCTGCTGCTCGCCGCGATGCAGTTGCGGATCACCCGCCGTGAGCGGATCGAATTCTAG
- the ngcE gene encoding N-acetylglucosamine/diacetylchitobiose ABC transporter substrate-binding protein — MSLYPDSVRIPSAVAGASVRRRTLLRRAAAAGLLAGPAAGLLSACAGSDPGTGTETGAKSADNPFGVADDSSVDVVVFNGGLGDEYPEFDKTLFVAKHDSVTVNLSSTQKIKTEQQPKFSTTPADLINNSGADLMAIDTLINEGALTELTPLLDAPSWDDPAVKVRDTLLPGTVDDGTFDGEFFQLNYAYTVFGLWFDQALFDRNGWAVPTSFDEFFTLAPKIKAAGVAPFAFAGKYPYYMRWPIMTWIWLAGGRQAVVDIDNLTEGAWQTDAVTAAMSAVEKMVADGYTLTGSDTLTHTESQQAWLDGKAAFLPCGTWLENEMRATIPSGFQMKIAPVWSVGAADAAPYGTVQAGSGEGWIVPKKAANAPGGMEFLRAMLSKEGAGKFAELTSSLASVKGSGDNVTTSTALTSANELMSNAPGDLVSFRHPDWYADLDKVEQNAIGELMAGRMTAKEFQDTLQQAADEIAADDAVNKFTRS, encoded by the coding sequence ATGTCGCTTTACCCCGATTCCGTGCGGATCCCGTCCGCCGTCGCCGGTGCCTCGGTGCGCCGGCGGACCCTGCTGCGCCGCGCGGCCGCCGCCGGGCTGCTGGCCGGCCCGGCGGCCGGCCTGCTCTCCGCCTGTGCCGGCAGCGACCCCGGCACGGGTACGGAGACCGGCGCCAAGAGCGCCGACAACCCGTTCGGTGTCGCCGACGACAGCAGCGTCGACGTCGTCGTGTTCAACGGCGGCCTCGGCGACGAGTACCCCGAGTTCGACAAGACGCTGTTCGTGGCCAAGCACGACAGCGTCACGGTGAACCTCAGCTCCACCCAGAAGATCAAGACCGAGCAGCAGCCGAAGTTCTCCACCACCCCGGCCGACCTGATCAACAACTCGGGCGCCGACCTGATGGCGATCGACACCCTGATCAACGAGGGCGCGCTGACCGAGCTGACCCCGCTGCTGGACGCGCCGAGCTGGGACGACCCGGCCGTCAAGGTGCGCGACACGCTGCTGCCCGGCACCGTCGACGACGGTACGTTCGACGGCGAGTTCTTCCAGCTCAACTACGCGTACACGGTGTTCGGTCTGTGGTTCGACCAGGCCTTGTTCGACCGCAACGGATGGGCGGTGCCGACCAGCTTCGACGAGTTCTTCACCCTCGCCCCGAAGATCAAGGCGGCCGGTGTCGCGCCGTTCGCCTTCGCCGGCAAGTACCCGTACTACATGCGCTGGCCGATCATGACCTGGATCTGGCTGGCCGGTGGCCGGCAGGCGGTCGTCGACATCGACAACCTGACCGAAGGTGCCTGGCAGACCGACGCGGTCACCGCCGCGATGAGCGCCGTCGAGAAGATGGTCGCCGACGGCTACACCCTCACCGGCAGCGACACCCTGACCCACACCGAGTCGCAGCAGGCCTGGCTGGACGGCAAGGCGGCGTTCCTGCCCTGCGGCACCTGGCTGGAGAACGAGATGCGGGCCACCATCCCCAGCGGCTTCCAGATGAAGATCGCCCCGGTGTGGAGTGTCGGCGCTGCCGACGCCGCCCCGTACGGCACCGTGCAGGCCGGCTCCGGCGAAGGCTGGATCGTGCCGAAGAAGGCCGCCAACGCCCCCGGCGGCATGGAGTTCCTGCGGGCCATGCTCTCCAAGGAGGGCGCCGGCAAGTTCGCCGAGCTGACCAGCTCGCTCGCCTCGGTGAAGGGCTCCGGTGACAACGTCACCACCTCCACCGCGCTGACCTCGGCCAACGAGCTGATGAGCAACGCCCCCGGCGACCTGGTGTCGTTTCGTCACCCCGACTGGTACGCCGACCTGGACAAGGTGGAGCAGAACGCGATCGGTGAGCTGATGGCCGGTCGGATGACCGCCAAGGAGTTCCAGGACACCCTGCAGCAGGCGGCCGACGAGATCGCGGCGGACGACGCGGTGAACAAGTTCACCCGCTCCTGA